The following nucleotide sequence is from Aedes aegypti strain LVP_AGWG chromosome 3, AaegL5.0 Primary Assembly, whole genome shotgun sequence.
ttttgttttgattcgtagataagtcactttgtctctccatacagcggagcggcgaaagtagtggttaggtagcgaaagttgaaaatcttactttcgtcgttttgtaaatccggaaagtaaacgctctaaaagtgaaaaatcgagttggtttagagcgaaatgtgtagaatttcatctgcgaaacacgtagaatcgataaagttagtttgtatacttttttgacttgagtcggtttgaacaagttttcgagaaataaaTATGTAGttaatatatagttatttaatccataaaaatttgagaagtatctgatttaaaatgaatttttggtgatcatttttgtgtgtgTCATTTTTATAATGGGATCACCCAAGATTTGCGGAATgaactccatgttaggagcggcttacaacagcgtctgttccccatgtcaaaGGGCGACTGATTATTGTccaagtgccagagaaggactttaAGCTACACTGTGCaaatttagggggaatggtcttcCGGAAatttagggggttggtgtcaggccctgcaaaccAACCATAAAaatacatcagcacaggaacgagAGAAGACTTACCAGAACAATCGGAAAAGAGCACTGCGatggaaatggactagcgactggaaactcggtacgtggaactgcaaatctctcaacttcatcggaagcacacgcatactctccgatttCGGAGttgtagcgctgcaggaggtgtgttgAACAGGAGAAAAAAGTGCAatagtgcgaacgtttagagttaaccataccatctaccagagctgcggcaacaaaCAAGCAAgctgaggatcaaaggccggttcttcaacttcagtatAATAACCGTGCATAGCTCTTACTCCGGAAGCACtaatgatgacaaggacgcactttacgcgagtacgaccgcctAAGCCACGACgccaagatcatcataggacattcaaacgctcaggttggccaggaggagaaactcagaccgacgattggaaagttcagcatCCACCAGCTGACGAATGAGAACGGCTTTCGATTGATAGATTTCGTCGCCTCCAAGAACacggccattcgtagcacctatttccagcacagccccCCCTATCGGTACACCTGAAGATCATCTCAGCAGATAGAATCGCAAAACGACCACATTTCGATCTATGGATGGCGGCACTtttccgacataaccgacgtcagaacctatcgcggcgctaacattgactccgaccacgaCCTGGTGATTGCGAAATTGCgctcaaaactatccgtcatcaacgatgtacggtaccgacgccagcctcggtacaatctagcgcgactgaaacaaccggatgtcgccaatgcgtacgcgcagcatctgtATCGggtgatagtcagaatctgggaaacggaacagctaccggagatgGGGAAGCAAggctacaaaaagggcgacaaacttgattgtgaaaactatcgtgcagTCACTAttctaaacgccgcctacaaagtactattccagattctcttccgtcgtctatcgcctatagcaaacgagttcgtgggaagttatcaagcaggtttcatcgacggccgctcgacaacggaccagatcttttccgtgcggcaaatcctccagaaatgccgtgagtaccaagtctctacgcaccatctgttcatcgatttcagggcggcatacgatagtattgaccgtgtagagctatggaaaatcatggacgagaacagctttcccgggaagctcacaagattgattagagcaacgatggacgatctgtaaaactgcgtgaagatctcgggcgaacactccagttagTTCGTacatgttgttcaatattgcgcttgaaggtgtcatgagGAGAGCCGAACTTAAAAGTTGAGACACGATtatcacgagatccggacaatttgtctgtttcgcggatgacatggatattattggaagAACATTTAAAACGCGGTGGCAAATTTGTTCACCctcctgaaacgcgaagcaatgagagtcgggctaatggcgaatacgtcgaaaacaaagtacatgctggtaggtgGAACTGAgcgaaatacgaaggcgcattaTCTGTCTATGATCTCTAGAAGGTCAAGAAAAATTTACcaccgcaccaaatgcacgatgtagtcctctacgggcatgaaacgtgggcTATGCTCTAGGAGGACCtccaagctcttggggttttcgaacgtcgggtgcttaggacgatctttggcggtgtgcaggaaaacgctGTATGTCGGCGAAGAATGAACAACGAGATCGTCCAGTTccacggcgaacccagtatccaacaaagttggaaggatacgctgtgcagggcatgttgcaagaacgccggacaacagccctgtaaagatggtcttcgcttcgaatccggtcgaaacaagaagacgtggagcgcagcgagctaggtgtaTTAACCAAGTGCACCctgacctggagagcgtgggtcgaaGTCGAGGATTGAGAGAGGCGGCCATGAACCTAAGGACCATAattggcggcgtgcaggagaatggtgtgtggcgatgaaggatgaaccacgagctcgcttaACTCTACGACAAACCTTGTATTTAGATGGTGCGATAAAATACGGTAGATAGGGCATGTTGAAGGAATGCTAGATAGccaccctgcaaagatggttttCGCTTCAGATGCGATTCGTATAAGAAAGCGTTAAACTTCACGCTTTCTATGCTATGTAACCAAACCAAGTACACTACGATTTGGCGAGCGGATGGAAATCTTAAAATTCCTCCTAGCTAATGGAATCGCGTAAACGAAGTACATGCTATGTTCAAGGATAGCTGTAAGTAATACTTACCACACGCAATCTGTGCCGCCCAGATGACCAGTTCGAGCTTCGGATTGATCGTACCCTTGTTGGCAATTATATAATCCAGCATGGACCCGAGCGGCACTAGCTCCTCGACCATCATCAGCGGCGGACCCTTGCAAATGCCAATCAGCTTCACGATGCAGTGATGTCTCAGTCGAATCATAACGCTAGCCTCCCGTAGAAAGTCCACCCGATTCCGCTTGCCGGTGCTTTCCACAAGCTGTTTGATGGCAATCGGCGTACATTCTGAAGGCTCTTGACTACCGGACACCATTTGATCCGAGCTGGGATCCAGTTGGCACGGTCTCAATAAGCCTTGGTAAACGTACCCGAACTCACCCCGCCCGAGCACCTTCTGCGTGAGAATGCACTCCTTGGGAATGAAATAGTTTGGCCGATTGGACGTAGTGCGAAACAGTCGCATGTGCTGTCGTTCATCTTCGTCCTGTTGCTGCTGGATGATGGAGAGGAATTCCGAATCACCACTTTGAATGCTGTCGCGACTGACGGTTGAGGTATTGGAATCCAGTCGCTCGAAAGGACCACCAGGGCGGAAGGCATGCAGAAGTGCTGGCGGTGGACTGGTTGGCGATGTGCATTCCGTGGAAATGCTATTCAGAAATACCGGAACGTTGCGAGTGGCGATGTAGTTGGTCGTCGTTGAGGGTTTCGGTGGTAAATTGTTGTTGTCCACCGGAGGTACCTGCTGGAAAAATTAATACAACTTATGAAGTGACCTCTAGATAATGCGAGGGACCTTACCTGAGGTGGATTGGGAGCCGGCGTCGATGGCGGTGCATCGATGAAGTAAATGTCTTCATTATTGTTGTCCAGCTGACTTTCCCCGTAGATGTTCTTATCACTTTCGACAAAATAGTCCTCTGGAGGATGCGATTCAGTCACATTTGATTCTGAAGACGTACGCCTGTCGAGAGTGCTATGCGGAGGAGGACTCCTGGCGTGAGGCGTTGCGCTATTATTATTGATACTGTCGATGGATCGGCTGGACGGAACGGGAAGTGGCTCACCGAAGTCGATGTCCACGATGGCACAATTGTTGGGCGGGGATTGATATACTGCGTCGGACTGTTCCAGTTGAGTGGTCGATAGTGAGAAATTCGACGAAAACGACAACTGTTGCAGAACTTTGTCCGACGCGATTTGCTCTATCAAGCTATCTCGGTTCAGTTGGGTATCCGGTTCAACCGGGAGCTTTTGCTTGACCTTACTCTTCCGAAGGCTTTTCATACCATCgatgatgatatttttcttcttcttgagaGTCGAACTATTAGGCTTGGATTTGTTTTCGTCAATGTTAGGCGAAGACTTGGGTGTGGAAGATCTTTCGGGACTTCGGTCAAACAGGCCAACCTTGTTCATTTGCTGGAGTATGCTATCGTTTGGCACCGACAGGTTCCTTGCTGGGGCGGATGGATGCGGTGGCTTTTGCAAACTGTTGTCGCTGGATTTACGGAAGTATGATGTAGTTCCATTGCTGCTAGGAGTGGGCACAGGACCCGGGGGTGAACTTGTTCCGGGACTAGTGGCTACTTTGTGTTTCGTTTTCGGTATCGTGGAAAACAAAGGAATGGGCGGTTTTGGTTTCGGAGGCACCGGGTGCCTAAGGTTGGTTTGAAGTCCATCTGAGAACCTTGTGTAGTGTTCTATCAGATGTTCCAACGAAGTCATGTATGGTCCATCATCGATATAGAGGTAATTTTGTTTCCTTTGGATTATGAAATGCTTTGCTTCGTTTTCATAGAGTAGTGTCAGCACATCTACGCCGTGCTTGGTGGAATATCGGACCAGATAAACTCCGGAAGCATCGGGGTGTTCGCCTTCGTCAGTTCGTGGATCATTCTCCTTGTTCTCTTTTCCTGGAGACGAAGGCATTAGCTTTGACGCATGGTCTTTCAGGCTTTCCACAGCTATTTGCCTTTCTAGCGTTCCATGATACCACTGTCCTTTGTGAGTGTTCGCTGGTGGAGGTACATAGTTCGTCAGGAAATCTACTACCGCCGAGTGGCCTTTCTCCTGAGCCAAATCCACCGGTAGTTCACCGTAACTGGTTCGGGGCATATGGGGTACAGGTAATGCTAGTAGTTCTTGAACGGTGTCCAGGTTGCCGTTAGCAGCTGCCTCGTGTAGGGGCACCCATCCGGTTTCCTTGTTACGTGCTTGCACGTTGGTTCCAGCAGCGATAAGAAGACGTACCATCTCCAAGCCGTTTGATTTACGACAGGCGTACTGAAACGGAAGAAACATTCTTCAGTAATGATTTCtatttaaagattttaatttatacacgcagcgaactggactatcgaatttcatacattttgccttatgagaggtggaacgattattgcaatacgaacgctttatgtatcgttttagcatttctccacatcaaggcgtcgataggcgcgtggtgtacgctcgggcctatcgatcgcaaggttcttggttcgattccaggttgccgcgtaaacgttttttgttttcaaattctggtttcatatggcaaatttatgaatttcaacccgatttcttgtggcgaattttcataaggggttcctatgtttatcgatagtccgtTTGCCTGAGTGTACACTTAGGATATAAGATATATCTTAATCGTGTGATTCATTACGTAGATTCATGTATCTTACAATGTTAACTATCATCGCTGGAGCATGACGGTTTACTATTAAAATAGCAAAATGCCCTAgtttacatatttttgtagATATTTTTGTTATCTTTGCTATACCGTTTACCAGCATACTTTGTGCATCTAACGGTCCAAAATCCTTATTAAGATGGATGATTGTGATGACCATAACCGGGGTCATCACGTGACGAACAAACGGTCAATGCTCGTGTCAAGAACGAAAAGACAGTCCTCTAGCTCCATGAGGTAGTGCAATCTCACCTAACCTAGATTGCACTACCTCATGGAGCCCTTCGAACCTttaacatcaattaaaaatgacaacatggcatccttaacttcacagaggtgggggctggttggtttccatcatttgcagtactgacgaaggcatttcctccgtcgTTTCGGCCTTCTTTGTCTGCgttctcagcgccattcaggtgttcgtcgtagtgctccttccacctttcgatcacctcacgttcgtccgtcaagatactccattccttatccctgcacatctcggctcgtgaCACAAAGctattgcgggatgcgttgagcttctgatagaacttccgtgtttcttcagccgctctaggtcatactgtggcgaccgtcggtaccgtacgttgttctcctcctggccaacctgagcatttaAACCTCCTATGAAGCTTTTGTAGTCGTGGCTtcggcagctgtcgtactcgcattCGCGGAGAATGCTAGTTTTTGTAGTAGTTTTAAATCCTACTACTCTTATTCAGTTTTTTCTCgactttctgatggtgatctcagaattcaaaacgagcggtgcacTTATTGTAAAAACGgattttttgacgaaattcaAGATAgcggccaaatttaaaatgacaatacaatcaTTACCAATTCCACGAAATATTCTCTTaggaaattccagaaggaattcttGGGAAATTTCCTGAATTTCCTTTGAAGTTATTGAATTCATTGAAAACATGTAGAAGGGGTTCTGCAGAAATAGCTTAGGAAATTCTTTGACAAATAATGCAACAAtatctacaagaatttctgtatgaaCACATAATTATCCCCTGAACGAACGATTAAGAGAATAGTGGGTAATTACAATTCAATGCAATAAAACTATAAAATTCGTAGTTATTCCAGCCCCCTTGATAACATATAAATATGCTAGCTACGCTAATGCAGTTTCAGGCTAAGTTTATTGAAATACACATCTTCGTTTGCTAACTTAATCGTTCTGTTGTAGGAGTAGTTTTTGCTTTAGCTTCTCCTGGTAGGCTTCCCACCTCTTCACGCGACTTAGCACCAGCGGTATTAATTCTTTACGTTTCATGAACTTCGTCTCCGGTCCGTCCCGTTGTTCCACCATGCTCACGAAATCGTACTCCGGTTCGTAGCCAATCGAACGTAGATACTGTTCAAATCGAACCGAACAGAAGTTCCCGTAGACCAGATCTATCTCCAGGTTCTTCCGCTCCGTATCACTCAATGTGGCGTGCTCTCCAAAGCCAAGCTTGAAAATGCGATCCAATTTGGTTTCTTTTGGCGGACTTATCGGCTTCGGTGGAGGCTTCTTCTTGAGTCTTGACCTGGGCAGCTTCCCTTTGCGAGGAGGTTTCACGTAAGGGGGAGCCAAACTACGTTTCAGCTGAATTGCCAACAGCTTGTGGCGATGATCTTCCTCTGCAGCTCGTTCAGCTGCCTTCATCTTCCGCATGTGCGCAAATCGTACCCGTTTCTCTACGAATTGTATCACTTCCGAAGGAATCTTATCGAACTCTGCCAAAAGCTGCAGGATTACGTTGGAAACGTAGGTGAAACTCTCGGTTCCAGAAAAACGCAGGGCATTTTGTCTCTGATCTAACGGTAGCAGATTCTTGTAGAGGACATAGAGAAGTGTCTCGACATTTCTATTTTTCTCGCTTGAAATGCACTCTCGTAGAGGATCTTTTACCCATTCGTGGAACACCTTCTTTAGCTCCGCAGAACGCCTCTCGTAGCTTTCCTTTTTAGCCAATAAATCTTGAATAGAATATCGCAAATTTCCGATCAGTTTATTGTAGTTGTTCAAAATATCCTTCGTGTTTTTCTCAGCTTCCACTTTCGTCCAATTTAGCATGTTTAAAC
It contains:
- the LOC5571002 gene encoding tyrosine-protein kinase shark isoform X4; this translates as MNREENLCWFHGKISRERAEEILRQEGGNGVFMVRESTSSEGDFVLSVLFQDEVVHYQIRRHGDDAFFSIDDHMPIHGLDSLIEHYRESSNGLVTRLQTVCQSGPPPHDVRSHGKENLLHRATENSNYTVVSEMIKCGYKNIDSKNEHGQTAVHLACLYAEANILEKLIEGGANINNRDTQGNTPLHYACRKSNGLEMVRLLIAAGTNVQARNKETGWVPLHEAAANGNLDTVQELLALPVPHMPRTSYGELPVDLAQEKGHSAVVDFLTNYVPPPANTHKGQWYHGTLERQIAVESLKDHASKLMPSSPGKENKENDPRTDEGEHPDASGVYLVRYSTKHGVDVLTLLYENEAKHFIIQRKQNYLYIDDGPYMTSLEHLIEHYTRFSDGLQTNLRHPVPPKPKPPIPLFSTIPKTKHKVATSPGTSSPPGPVPTPSSNGTTSYFRKSSDNSLQKPPHPSAPARNLSVPNDSILQQMNKVGLFDRSPERSSTPKSSPNIDENKSKPNSSTLKKKKNIIIDGMKSLRKSKVKQKLPVEPDTQLNRDSLIEQIASDKVLQQLSFSSNFSLSTTQLEQSDAVYQSPPNNCAIVDIDFGEPLPVPSSRSIDSINNNSATPHARSPPPHSTLDRRTSSESNVTESHPPEDYFVESDKNIYGESQLDNNNEDIYFIDAPPSTPAPNPPQVPPVDNNNLPPKPSTTTNYIATRNVPVFLNSISTECTSPTSPPPALLHAFRPGGPFERLDSNTSTVSRDSIQSGDSEFLSIIQQQQDEDERQHMRLFRTTSNRPNYFIPKECILTQKVLGRGEFGYVYQGLLRPCQLDPSSDQMVSGSQEPSECTPIAIKQLVESTGKRNRVDFLREASVMIRLRHHCIVKLIGICKGPPLMMVEELVPLGSMLDYIIANKGTINPKLELVIWAAQIACGMQYLEQHHFVHRDLAARNILLASRNQAKISDFGLSRAIGAGDDYYRASQGGKWPIKWYAPESFNYGTFSHASDVWSFGVTMWEMYSLGAPPYQDMKGVDVIKLIENGQRLSQPDLCPENVFDVMKNCWNYNPKSRPTFKFLTRFFTDDIKYQNLQELVQSGKEINPSH
- the LOC5571002 gene encoding tyrosine-protein kinase shark isoform X3, which translates into the protein MNREENLCWFHGKISRERAEEILRQEGGNGVFMVRESTSSEGDFVLSVLFQDEVVHYQIRRHGDDAFFSIDDHMPIHGLDSLIEHYRESSNGLVTRLQTVCQSGPPPHDVRSHGKENLLHRATENSNYTVVSEMIKCGYKNIDSKNEHGQTAVHLACLYAEANILEKLIEGGANINNRDTQGNTPLHYACRKSNGLEMVRLLIAAGTNVQARNKETGWVPLHEAAANGNLDTVQELLALPVPHMPRTSYGELPVDLAQEKGHSAVVDFLTNYVPPPANTHKGQWYHGTLERQIAVESLKDHASKLMPSSPGKENKENDPRTDEGEHPDASGVYLVRYSTKHGVDVLTLLYENEAKHFIIQRKQNYLYIDDGPYMTSLEHLIEHYTRFSDGLQTNLRHPVPPKPKPPIPLFSTIPKTKHKVATSPGTSSPPGPVPTPSSNGTTSYFRKSSDNSLQKPPHPSAPARNLSVPNDSILQQMNKVGLFDRSPERSSTPKSSPNIDENKSKPNSSTLKKKKNIIIDGMKSLRKSKVKQKLPVEPDTQLNRDSLIEQIASDKVLQQLSFSSNFSLSTTQLEQSDAVYQSPPNNCAIVDIDFGEPLPVPSSRSIDSINNNSATPHARSPPPHSTLDRRTSSESNVTESHPPEDYFVESDKNIYGESQLDNNNEDIYFIDAPPSTPAPNPPQQVPPVDNNNLPPKPSTTTNYIATRNVPVFLNSISTECTSPTSPPPALLHAFRPGGPFERLDSNTSTVSRDSIQSGDSEFLSIIQQQQDEDERQHMRLFRTTSNRPNYFIPKECILTQKVLGRGEFGYVYQGLLRPCQLDPSSDQMVSGSQEPSECTPIAIKQLVESTGKRNRVDFLREASVMIRLRHHCIVKLIGICKGPPLMMVEELVPLGSMLDYIIANKGTINPKLELVIWAAQIACGMQYLEQHHFVHRDLAARNILLASRNQAKISDFGLSRAIGAGDDYYRASQGGKWPIKWYAPESFNYGTFSHASDVWSFGVTMWEMYSLGAPPYQDMKGVDVIKLIENGQRLSQPDLCPENVFDVMKNCWNYNPKSRPTFKFLTRFFTDDIKYQNLQELVQSGKEINPSH
- the LOC5571002 gene encoding tyrosine-protein kinase shark isoform X1, producing MPMSDYVIIKTKSYIIRMNREENLCWFHGKISRERAEEILRQEGGNGVFMVRESTSSEGDFVLSVLFQDEVVHYQIRRHGDDAFFSIDDHMPIHGLDSLIEHYRESSNGLVTRLQTVCQSGPPPHDVRSHGKENLLHRATENSNYTVVSEMIKCGYKNIDSKNEHGQTAVHLACLYAEANILEKLIEGGANINNRDTQGNTPLHYACRKSNGLEMVRLLIAAGTNVQARNKETGWVPLHEAAANGNLDTVQELLALPVPHMPRTSYGELPVDLAQEKGHSAVVDFLTNYVPPPANTHKGQWYHGTLERQIAVESLKDHASKLMPSSPGKENKENDPRTDEGEHPDASGVYLVRYSTKHGVDVLTLLYENEAKHFIIQRKQNYLYIDDGPYMTSLEHLIEHYTRFSDGLQTNLRHPVPPKPKPPIPLFSTIPKTKHKVATSPGTSSPPGPVPTPSSNGTTSYFRKSSDNSLQKPPHPSAPARNLSVPNDSILQQMNKVGLFDRSPERSSTPKSSPNIDENKSKPNSSTLKKKKNIIIDGMKSLRKSKVKQKLPVEPDTQLNRDSLIEQIASDKVLQQLSFSSNFSLSTTQLEQSDAVYQSPPNNCAIVDIDFGEPLPVPSSRSIDSINNNSATPHARSPPPHSTLDRRTSSESNVTESHPPEDYFVESDKNIYGESQLDNNNEDIYFIDAPPSTPAPNPPQQVPPVDNNNLPPKPSTTTNYIATRNVPVFLNSISTECTSPTSPPPALLHAFRPGGPFERLDSNTSTVSRDSIQSGDSEFLSIIQQQQDEDERQHMRLFRTTSNRPNYFIPKECILTQKVLGRGEFGYVYQGLLRPCQLDPSSDQMVSGSQEPSECTPIAIKQLVESTGKRNRVDFLREASVMIRLRHHCIVKLIGICKGPPLMMVEELVPLGSMLDYIIANKGTINPKLELVIWAAQIACGMQYLEQHHFVHRDLAARNILLASRNQAKISDFGLSRAIGAGDDYYRASQGGKWPIKWYAPESFNYGTFSHASDVWSFGVTMWEMYSLGAPPYQDMKGVDVIKLIENGQRLSQPDLCPENVFDVMKNCWNYNPKSRPTFKFLTRFFTDDIKYQNLQELVQSGKEINPSH
- the LOC5571002 gene encoding tyrosine-protein kinase shark isoform X2; this encodes MPMSDYVIIKTKSYIIRMNREENLCWFHGKISRERAEEILRQEGGNGVFMVRESTSSEGDFVLSVLFQDEVVHYQIRRHGDDAFFSIDDHMPIHGLDSLIEHYRESSNGLVTRLQTVCQSGPPPHDVRSHGKENLLHRATENSNYTVVSEMIKCGYKNIDSKNEHGQTAVHLACLYAEANILEKLIEGGANINNRDTQGNTPLHYACRKSNGLEMVRLLIAAGTNVQARNKETGWVPLHEAAANGNLDTVQELLALPVPHMPRTSYGELPVDLAQEKGHSAVVDFLTNYVPPPANTHKGQWYHGTLERQIAVESLKDHASKLMPSSPGKENKENDPRTDEGEHPDASGVYLVRYSTKHGVDVLTLLYENEAKHFIIQRKQNYLYIDDGPYMTSLEHLIEHYTRFSDGLQTNLRHPVPPKPKPPIPLFSTIPKTKHKVATSPGTSSPPGPVPTPSSNGTTSYFRKSSDNSLQKPPHPSAPARNLSVPNDSILQQMNKVGLFDRSPERSSTPKSSPNIDENKSKPNSSTLKKKKNIIIDGMKSLRKSKVKQKLPVEPDTQLNRDSLIEQIASDKVLQQLSFSSNFSLSTTQLEQSDAVYQSPPNNCAIVDIDFGEPLPVPSSRSIDSINNNSATPHARSPPPHSTLDRRTSSESNVTESHPPEDYFVESDKNIYGESQLDNNNEDIYFIDAPPSTPAPNPPQVPPVDNNNLPPKPSTTTNYIATRNVPVFLNSISTECTSPTSPPPALLHAFRPGGPFERLDSNTSTVSRDSIQSGDSEFLSIIQQQQDEDERQHMRLFRTTSNRPNYFIPKECILTQKVLGRGEFGYVYQGLLRPCQLDPSSDQMVSGSQEPSECTPIAIKQLVESTGKRNRVDFLREASVMIRLRHHCIVKLIGICKGPPLMMVEELVPLGSMLDYIIANKGTINPKLELVIWAAQIACGMQYLEQHHFVHRDLAARNILLASRNQAKISDFGLSRAIGAGDDYYRASQGGKWPIKWYAPESFNYGTFSHASDVWSFGVTMWEMYSLGAPPYQDMKGVDVIKLIENGQRLSQPDLCPENVFDVMKNCWNYNPKSRPTFKFLTRFFTDDIKYQNLQELVQSGKEINPSH